The Lynx canadensis isolate LIC74 chromosome D1, mLynCan4.pri.v2, whole genome shotgun sequence genome has a segment encoding these proteins:
- the NDUFS3 gene encoding NADH dehydrogenase [ubiquinone] iron-sulfur protein 3, mitochondrial encodes MAATAAAARGWWRGLVGSVALARVAGRPSVLLLPVRRESVAADTRPTVRPRNDVAHKQLSAFGEYVAEILPKYVQQVQVSCFNELEICIHPDGVIPVLTFLRDHTNAQFKSLADLTAVDVPTRQNRFEIVYNLLSLRFNSRIRVKTYTDELTPIESTVPVYKAANWYEREIWDMFGVFFANHPDLRRILTDYGFEGHPFRKDFPLSGYVELRYDDEVKRVVAEPVELAQEFRKFDLNSPWEAFPAYRQPPESLKLEAGDKKPETK; translated from the exons ATGGCCGCGACGGCGGCTGCTGCGAGGGGCTGGTGGCGGGGTCTCGTAGGGTCCGTGGCGTTGGCCAGGG TGGCCGGGCGACCCTCGGTGCTGTTGCTGCCGGTGAGGAGGGAAAGCGTCGCGGCAGACACGCGCC CCACTGTCCGACCACGGAATGATGTGGCCCACAAGCAGCTCTCAGCTTTTGGAGAGTATGTGGCTGAAATCCTGCCCAAGTATGTCCAACAAGTTCAG GTGTCTTGCTTCAATGAGTTAGAGATCTGTATCCATCCTGACGGAGTCATCCCAGTGCTGACTTTCCTCAGGGATCACACCAATGCACAGTTCAAATCCTTGGCTGACTTGACAGCAGTGGACGTCCCCACCCGGCAAAACCGTTTTGAG ATTGTTTACAACCTGCTCTCTCTGCGCTTCAACTCCCGGATCCGTGTGAAGACCTATACAGATGAGCTGACACCCATTGAGTCCACTGTTCCTGTGTATAAGGCAGCTAACTGGTATGAGAGGGAG ATCTGGGACATGTTTGGAGTTTTTTTTGCTAACCATCCTGATCTAAGGAGGATCCTGACAGACTATGGCTTTGAGGGACATCCTTTCCGGAAAGACTTTCCCCTATCTGGCTACGTTGAG TTACGCTATGACGATGAGGTGAAGCGGGTGGTGGCCGAGCCAGTGGAGTTGGCCCAGGAGTTCCGCAAGTTTGACCTGAACAGCCCTTGGGAGGCTTTCCCTGCCTATCGGCAGCCCCCTGAAAGTCTCAAGCTCGAAGCTGGGGACAAGAAACCTGAAACCAAGTAG
- the FAM180B gene encoding protein FAM180B, whose translation MQEQRAAGERKTQRTWWGTARTMQFLDWLIVATCLLPGVTATQHYPGQPMNRASVGGGLQEPEAPEVMFELLWAGLELDVIGQLHIQDEELASTRPGRRLRLLLQHHVPSDLEGAKQRLQQFQDLRKGPPLSPWDFEHLLLTSLSCVYRLHKASEAEERGRWAQVFALLAQETLWDLCKGFCPQGQPPSLGPWALILDPFP comes from the exons ATGCAGGAGCagagagcagctggggagagaaaGACTCAAAGGACGTGGTGGGGCACAGCTAGGACGATGCAGTTCCTGGATTGGCTAATAGTAGCCACTTGCCTTCTCCCTGGGGTAACTGCAACCCAGCACTATCCAG GGCAGCCCATGAACAGAGCCAGCGTGGGAGGTGGCCTGCAGGAGCCAGAGGCCCCGGAAGTGATGTTTGAG CTGCTTTGGGCTGGGCTGGAGCTGGATGTCATAGGGCAGCTGCACATCCAGGACGAGGAACTGGCGTCCACACGCCCAGGCCGCCGACTCAGGCTCCTCCTGCAGCACCACGTGCCCAGTGACTTGGAGGGTGCTAAGCAGCGGCTGCAGCAGTTCCAGGACCTGCGGAAAGGGCCTCCTCTTAGCCCTTGGGACTTTGAACACCTGCTCCTCACAAGCCTGTCCTGTGTCTACCGGCTCCATAAGGCTAGTGAGGCTGAGGAAAGAGGTCGCTGGGCCCAGGTCTTCGCCCTGCTGGCACAGGAAACACTCTGGGACCTATGCAAGGGTTTCTGCCCCCAGGGGCAGCCCCCTTCTCTGGGACCCTGGGCCTTGATCCTTGACCcctttccctga